From the Ensifer adhaerens genome, the window AGAGAACCGAGCGCCTCGGCGGCGCGAGCAATGAGCGTCGAGGTCTCCGCCGTATCGGTGAGGTCAGCGCGAAGCGCGACCGCCTTCGTTCCAGCTCCGGTGAGAGCCGTGGCCAGCGCTTCCGCTTCGTCAAATGAGGCGTCGGCATGGACAGCGACCGCAAAACCATGTGCCGCAAGATCCTCAACTATAGCTTTGCCGATCCGCTTGGCGCCCCCGGTCACGAGGGCCGCCTTCAGTGCTTTCTTCAACGTTTCATCCCGCTTTTTCGAATCTTCGCGTCAGCGGACGAAGATATAGGCAAGAAACGTGAGGCTGAAACACTCCCTGACAGTTCCTTGCGGAAAAATTAATGGAATTGGCGTAAATTGTATTATTTTGAAGTCTTATAGTATAACTTTCGTTAATCTTGAAATATGGTTAACAAATCCCCTGTGGCTCCAAAGCAACATCAAATTTTGGGCGTGATTGTGCCACCAAAATTTCACATTTTGGCTCTTGTGAATCCTCATTTGCTGGCCAATTTCAGCTCAACCGGGCGGGTTAATTGAAAGTTGTCCGATGTTTCACTGTGGGACCCCAAGCCCGCGGCGCATCGGTACGAAAAGGAGAATATTTATGCGTACGCTCACCACCACCCTCATGGCTTCCGCCATGACCCTCATCGCCTTCCAGGCCGCCCAGGCTGCAGATGCGATCGACGAAGTTCCGGCAGCTCCGCAGGCCGAATACACCGAGCCGGCAGTGAAGAACTGGTCGGGCGCCTATGTCGGTGGTACCGCCGATTGGCACCATGGTCAGCATGACGCGACCGGCAGCAACACGGCAGCTGGTTTCGGCGGCGGTCTCTACGGCGGCTACAACGTACAGAGCGGCCAGCTGGTATACGGCGGTGAAGCCGATATCGGTTACTCCGGCCAGGATTCGACCAAGGGCAACCTGCGCATGAAGCAGGGCGTCAACGGCTCGCTGCGCGCTCGCGTCGGTGTCGATCTGAACCCGGTACTGCTGTACGGCACCGCCGGTCTCGCTGTCGGCCAGGCCAAGGGCAGCGTTGGTGGCGCTTCCGACACGAACACCATGGTCGGCTGGACCGCCGGTGCTGGCGCGGAAACCTTCGTCACCGACAACATCACCGCACGCGTCGAGTACCGCTACACGGACTACGGCTCGAAGGACTTCAAGATGGGCGGCACCAACGTGTCCTCCGGTTACGACGAGCACAGCGTTCGCGTCGGTATGGGCGTGAAGTTCTGATCGGCTTTTGCCGGATCAAAAAGAAGGCCGGGGTGACCCGGCCTTTTTTATGTCCTAACGTTTGTCAGGCTGATTTTTTAGGCCTTGAACTTGGAATAGTCGGGGAAGTGCTTTTCGAACTTCGCCGGCCAGTTCTTGAGCTTGGCACGGCCGCGCTGCCACTCGCCGCTGAAGCGCAACTCGATGTAACGCAGCATCGCCGCAAGGGCGAAATGCCCGGCATGAAGCTTGGCTCCGGTCTTCGGCAGATTGGCGTTCAGGTGGTCGAGACTGCGTTCCACCTTTTCCCATTGCCGGTCGATCCAGGGCTGATGCACCTTTTCCGGCGGGTGCGAGCGCTTCTCGTAGACGATCGCGAGTAGGCTGTCGCAGACGCCGTCGCACAAGGCTTCGAGGATCTCGACGTCGGTCCGCTTACCCGCGTTCTTGGGGTAGAGCATGCCCTTGGTGTCCCGATCGATGAAATGCATGATCGCACGGCTGTCGTAGACCGAACGGCCATCGTCGAGGATGAGCGTCGGTATTTTGCCGAGCGGATTATTGGCGATCAGTTCCGGGGGATTGGCACCGGTGTCGGTTAGCGCGCTGTCCGCCGAAAACCCGGCATAATGCGCGGCCATCCGAACCTTGTTCGAATAGGGCGAAGCGGGCGAGTACAGTATCTTCATCGAACGTCTTTCTTTCCAGGAATTGCGGTTTTCAAGGCGAGCATCGTTTGCGTTCCGATCCCCCGCCAGCTACGGCGCCGGGGGCAGGGACACATTGTCTTTCCGGCAGGCCTGGCGATCGACAGCCGGGCAGGATCGGAAGTTCAGCGATTTGTCGAAGCAGATCCGGATTTCTTCGAGCCTGTTGCCTTCACAGGTAACGGCGACGGCATCCTTCGTCATGCCGGGATTTTTGGCGACGAGCGCGCCTTCGATCGCGTTGACGGACAAATTGGTCTGCTGCCGGGGTGGTGAGAGTTCCGGCGGCAGCGCAAGCCGGTTCCACGCGGCGCGGGTGACGGCGAAATAGTCCTCCTGGCTGAGGCCCGAGCAAGTGCCGTGCTTGCGCCATTGATGGCCGATCAGACCCATGGACGGGATGAGATCGAGATACTGCTTGCCGAGCGACGACGGCACACGATCGGATTGCCGCGTCGGGCAGAAGTCCGGATATCCTCTTTCGTTCTGGGGCCAGAGGCCGTGCACGATCAGGCCGCGATTGGATCCCGCCTCGCATTGGCTGGATTTTCCGTTGGGATCATTGTCGCCACACCAGGTCGGCGACCAGGACAGTGACAGCACGTAAAAATCGAAGCCGCTGCCGATCGGTACCGCGGCGGCTACATTCGCGCTGTCGCCTTTGGTTGTTGTCGGCGCTTTCTCGGTGTTCTGGTCACTGCAGCCGATCAAGCTTGCCGCAACGAAAAGCGCCGGCAAAAGCCGGCGCATAGTCCGGAGTAGTGGCGCCATGCTTATTGAAGCGATGCGCAGTGGGCGCCGTAGACGTACCAGGGATCAAGCCCGCCGACGCAGAATTCGATGCTGCGGCCGACGCCGGCAAAGCCCCAGGGACGTTCGATGACATAGTACAGCGAGCGCTGATACCCGTCCGTCATCACGGCGGTGGCGCGGCAATATTCGCGTTCGACCAGGTGCGTCTCGTCGCGGAGCTCCTGCCTGCTTTGGCCCGTGTTGCGGATCTCGGCGATCGACAGATTGGCGTGGAGATAGTTCGCATCCCGGTATTCGAAGCGGGAGGTGATGAAGCCGAGCACCGACGCTTCGCTGCAAACACCGGTATCGTAGAAGGACTGGGCTGGAGCCCCGCCGATGTAGTCGGCGGCCATAGCGCTCGGCGCTGCGGCGCCGGCGAGCGAAAGCGAAATGAGAAGCTTGGCGGCGAGCGTGCGAGTCATGGGCGTCTCCCTCAATCGTCACTCAAGATTGCGGCGTGTGGCCGCCGCCCGTCAAGCCCCTCCGGTTGCCTGTTCTTCACCGCGCAGCCAGAAGCAGCGCGAAGAGGCGAAGCGATCCTGCGCTAGCCGGGTTTTCAGGAACGGCAGCAGCAGATCGAGTTCGCCCTTCAGCGTGAACGGCGGGTTGACGATGATGAGGCCGGAGCCGGAAAGCCCGGTGGTTTCCCGGTCGCTTCTGACGGACAGTTCGGCGCAGAGCATCTTCGGAATGTCCAGCGCCTTCAGCGCCTCATGGAATGCCTTGATCGGCGCACCCTGCTTCAAGGGATACCAAAGGCAATAGACGCCGCCGGCAAAGCGGCGGTAGCCGCGCGCAAGGCCATCGGCGAGCCGTTCGTATTCGCCCTCCTTTTCAAAGGGCGGATCGACGAGGATCAGTCCACGCTTTTCCTTCGGCGGCAGATGTGCGCCGAGCGCCAGCCAGCCGTCGAGCTCGGTAACCCGGCTTTGGAAATCACCGTCGAAAAGCCGATGCAGCGTTTCGTAGTCGTCCGGATGCAACTCCATCGCCGAAAGCCTGTCCTGCGGACGGAAGAGCATGCGGGCAAGCTTCGGCGAGCCAGGATAGAGTGTCAGCTCGGGCCCGGGATTGAGCGTGCGGATCGACTGTAGGTAGGGAGCGAGGATGGCAGCGATCTCGGCGGGCAACTCACCCTCGAGAAGTCGGCCGATGCCGTCGCGCCATTCCCCGGTCTTCTGCGCTTCCTCGCTGGAGAGGTCATAGAGGCCGATGCCGGCATGGGTATCGAGCACCCGGAATGCCTTCTCCTTCTGCTGGAGATAGGTGACGAGCCGCGCCAGCACCGCGTGCTTCAGGACGTCTGCAAAATTGCCCGCGTGGTAGATGTGCCGATAGTTCATGAGCGCCGCCGATGGCCCCGATCAATTGTTTCGATGGGTGGACGATTGGCTCTTTGAGCCCGTTTGTCGATGCCATATAGAAAAGCCATGAACGTTGCGACCCCCATCAAAGCAGAAAAATCGATAGGTCATTCGGTCTGTCCGCACGACTGTCCCTCCGCTTGCGCGCTGGAGGTGGACCTGACCGCCGAGGGGCGGATCGGTCGCGTGCGTGGCGCTTCCGCCAACACCTACACCGCCGGTGTGATCTGCGCCAAGGTGGCGCGCTACTCCGAGCGCATCTACCATCCGGGCCGTCTCATGGTGCCGCAGCGCCGTAAGGGCTCCAAGGGCGAGGGCAGCTGGCAGGAGGTGAGCTGGGAAGCGGCACTCGACGAGATTGCCGATCAGTTCATGCGCGCCGAGCAGAAGCATGGCGCAGAAGCCGTCTGGCCCTACTTCTATGCAGGAACCATGGGCCAGGTGCAGCGCGACTCGATCGATCGGCTGCGTCACGCCAAGCGCTATTCCGGCTTCTTCGGCTCGATCTGCACCAACATGGCCTGGACTGGCTTGACCATGGCGACCGGCGCCTTGCGTGGTCCCGATCCGCGCGAGATGGCCAAGGCCGATTGTGTGGTCATCTGGGGCACGAACGCGGTCGCGACCCAGGTCAATGTGATGACCCATGCGGTGAAAGCCCGTAAGGATCGCGGCGCGAAGATCGTCGTCATCGACATCTACGACAATCCGACCGTCAAGCAGGCGGACATGGGGCTGGTGCTGAAGCCCGGCACCGATGCAGCACTTGCCTGCGCCGTCATGCACATCGCCTTCCGTGACGGCTATGCCGACCGGGCCTATATGGCGAAGTTCGCGGACGACCCGGCCGGGCTTGAGGCGCATCTTCAGTCGCGCGGGCCGGAATGGGCCTCCGCCATCACCGGGCTTTCGGTCGAGGAGATCGAGGCCTTCGCCAAACTCGTCGGCACGACGCCACGCACCTACTTCCGCCTCGGCTACGGCTTCACCCGCCAGCGCAACGGTGCCGTCGCCATCCATGCGGCGACCTCCGTGGCGACGGTGCTCGGCTCCTGGAAGCACGAAGGCGGCGGTGCCTTCCACTCCAACAACGATATCTTCAAGCTCGACAAGCGCGAGCTGATCGGCTCGGCCTTCCACGATCCGGATGTGCGCATGCTCGACCAGTCGCAGATCGGCCGCGTGTTGACCGGGGACGCCGAAGCATTGCGCCATCGCGGACCGGTGACGGCGATGCTGATCCAGAACACCAATCCGGTGAACGTCGCCCCGGAGCAGCGGCTGGTGAAACGCGGCTTCCTGCGCGACGATCTCTTCGTCGCCGTGCACGAGCAGTTCATGACGGATACGGCTGCGGTCGCGGATATCGTGCTGCCGGCCACCATGTTCCTCGAACATGACGACCTCTATCGCGGTGGCGGCCACCAGCATATCCTGATCGGCCCCAAGGTAGTGGAGCCGCCCTCGAGCGTGCGCACCAACCTCTTCGTCATCGAGGAACTGGCCAAGCGCCTGGGCGTTGCCGACCATGCCGGCTTCGGCCTGACCGAGCGCCAGCATATCGATCGGCTGCTTGCCAATTACGGCATCGGTTACGAGGAGATGAGGCAAGAGAAGTGGCTGGACTGTCAGCCAGCCTTCGAAGACGCGCATTATCTCAACGGCTTCGGCCATCCCGATGGCAAGTTCCGCTTCAAGGCGGACTGGACGGGAACGCCTGCGCCGAACCGACCGCCGAAGTCCATGGGCATTCAGGGGCCGCACGCGGAACTGCCGGAGTTCCCTGACCACGTCGATCTGATCGAGGTGGCCGACGCCGAGTATCCATTCCGTCTCGCGACCTCGCCGGCCCGCTCGTTCCTCAACTCGACCTTTGCCGAGACGCCGTCCTCCATCCAGAAGGAAGTGCGCCCGGAAGTGATGCTCCATGCGGACGACGCAGAGGCGCTTGGCATCGCCGATGGCGATGTCGTCCAGCTCGGCAACCAACGCGGCGAGATCCGCCTGCATGCAAAGATCGGCGGGGGTACACGCCGCGGCGTCGTGATCGCCGAGGGGCTGTGGCCGAACGGCGCCCATCTCGACGGGGAGGGGATCAACGTGCTTACCGGTGCCGATGCCGTGGCGCCCTATGGCGGTGCCGCTTTCCACGACAACAGGGTCTGGCTCAGGTTGGCGCGCTAAAAACAGGTTGTTCAACGACGGACGGAACCCTCCATGAGCGGCGACCACCACCATGCAGATGTCAACAGCACGCCCGTCTCCCGGCTTTGGGCTTCGCTTGGCCTGACCGGCGGCTTCATGCTGGCCGAAGTCGTGGGTGGGGTGCTGACCGGCAGTCTGGCGCTGATCTCCGACGCCATGCACATGTTGACCGACACGGCCGCCCTGGCGATCGCGCTCGTCGCCATCCATGTGGGCCGCCGCCCGTCCGACCTGTTGCGTACCTATGGCTATGCGCGTTTCGAAATCCTGGCCGCCGCCTTCAACGCGCTGCTCCTGCTCGCCGTTGCCTTCTACATTCTCTACGAAGCCTGGAAGCGCCTGTCGGAACCGCAGGAAATCCAGTCGGGCGGCATGCTGGTGATCGCGATCATCGGCCTGCTCGTCAATCTCGCTTCGATGCGGCTGCTGACGAGCCACAAGGACGAGAGCCTCAACGTCAAGGGCGCCTATCTTGAGGTCTGGTCCGATATGCTCGGGTCGCTTGCCGTCATTGTCGGCGCGGCGGTCATCTGGTTCACCGGCTGGCAATGGGTGGACTCCCTGCTTGCGGTCGGTATCGGCTTCATGGTCTTCCCGCGCACCTGGGTGCTCCTCAAGGAGTGCGTCAACATTCTGCTCGAAGGCGTTCCGCCGGGCATGCGGCTCGCCGATGTCCACGCGACGATCGCGGCCGTGCCCGGTGTCACCTCGGTGCATGACCTACACCTCTGGGCAATCACCCAGAGCCAACCGTCGCTGACCGCCCATGTGGTGCTCGCCGAGGGCGTCGATGGCGAAACGGTGCGCCGGGCGATCGAGAGCCGTTTGCGCCAGGAGTTCGACCTGCACCACACGACCTTGCAGATGGAGCGCGAAGATCGCGCCGCAAAGGAACAAGTTCATTAAAGGCTGAGGCGGCTGGATTGGCCCGGCCGCAGAAGGATTTTGCATGAGCACACATCACGATCCGCGCGTCAGGATCATTGGCCGCCGCACGCTCTGGGACGGGTTCATCCATCTCGAGGAGGTGACGCTCGAACAGGACATGTCGAACGGCGTGACCGCGACACTGAAGCGCGAGGTTCACGATCATGGCAGTGCCGCGACCATCCTGCTCGTTGATGCCAGGCGGCAAAGCGTAGTGCTGGTGCGGCAGCTGCGCGTTCCTGTGCTTCTGCAGGGGCACCCTGCTTACATGATCGAAGCGGTGGCCGGGTTGCTGGATGACGACACCCCGGAAGTCGCGATCGCCCGCGAGGCACTGGAAGAGACCGGCTACCACGTCGAGGGCGCCACCCACCTTTTCGATGCCTATATGAGCCCGGGCGCGATCACCGAACGCACGAGCTTCTTCGTCGGCTATATCGACGTCACGGAAAAACGCGGGGATGGCGGCGGGCTCGCGCATGAGGGTGAGGATATCGAAGTTCTCGAAATACCGCTCGATCAGGCCTTCGCGATGATCGCCACCGGCGAGATCTGCGACGCCAAGACGATCATGCTGTTGCAATGGGCTAAGCTAAACCGCAACGAACTCATCGACTAAGGCATTGTTTTATAAGAATATAATTTATTACGGATATTTCACTTTTTGATCCGTATCGGGTAGGCTAAAGCGCTGATGTTCTCATCATTTGACATGGGCGCCCATGACATCCTCCATCTCGGAAAGCGCAACCGACGACGAGCAGCAGGCGGAGGGAGGTTGGATCTCCTTCCTGCGCCGCAACCGTCGCTATCTTTCGGCCGCCGGTACGCTTTTTGTGATCGCTCTCTTCGGCTTTGCGATCTTTCATCTGACATCGGAAGTTCAGTACGACGAAGTCGTGCAGGCACTGGCGGACACGCCCTGGACGGCGGTTGCGGCAGCGATTTTCTTCACGGCATTGAGCTTCCTGGCGCTGACCTTCTATGACGTCAGCGCGCTCGACTACGTCCGGCGCAAACTGCCCTATGCCGATGTGGCGCTGACGGCCGCGTGCGCCTATGCCGTCGGCAACACCGCGGGCTTCGGTGCGCTGAGCGGT encodes:
- a CDS encoding glutathione S-transferase, producing the protein MKILYSPASPYSNKVRMAAHYAGFSADSALTDTGANPPELIANNPLGKIPTLILDDGRSVYDSRAIMHFIDRDTKGMLYPKNAGKRTDVEILEALCDGVCDSLLAIVYEKRSHPPEKVHQPWIDRQWEKVERSLDHLNANLPKTGAKLHAGHFALAAMLRYIELRFSGEWQRGRAKLKNWPAKFEKHFPDYSKFKA
- a CDS encoding 23S rRNA (adenine(2030)-N(6))-methyltransferase RlmJ, encoding MNYRHIYHAGNFADVLKHAVLARLVTYLQQKEKAFRVLDTHAGIGLYDLSSEEAQKTGEWRDGIGRLLEGELPAEIAAILAPYLQSIRTLNPGPELTLYPGSPKLARMLFRPQDRLSAMELHPDDYETLHRLFDGDFQSRVTELDGWLALGAHLPPKEKRGLILVDPPFEKEGEYERLADGLARGYRRFAGGVYCLWYPLKQGAPIKAFHEALKALDIPKMLCAELSVRSDRETTGLSGSGLIIVNPPFTLKGELDLLLPFLKTRLAQDRFASSRCFWLRGEEQATGGA
- a CDS encoding outer membrane protein encodes the protein MRTLTTTLMASAMTLIAFQAAQAADAIDEVPAAPQAEYTEPAVKNWSGAYVGGTADWHHGQHDATGSNTAAGFGGGLYGGYNVQSGQLVYGGEADIGYSGQDSTKGNLRMKQGVNGSLRARVGVDLNPVLLYGTAGLAVGQAKGSVGGASDTNTMVGWTAGAGAETFVTDNITARVEYRYTDYGSKDFKMGGTNVSSGYDEHSVRVGMGVKF
- a CDS encoding ribonuclease T2 family protein, yielding MAPLLRTMRRLLPALFVAASLIGCSDQNTEKAPTTTKGDSANVAAAVPIGSGFDFYVLSLSWSPTWCGDNDPNGKSSQCEAGSNRGLIVHGLWPQNERGYPDFCPTRQSDRVPSSLGKQYLDLIPSMGLIGHQWRKHGTCSGLSQEDYFAVTRAAWNRLALPPELSPPRQQTNLSVNAIEGALVAKNPGMTKDAVAVTCEGNRLEEIRICFDKSLNFRSCPAVDRQACRKDNVSLPPAP
- a CDS encoding molybdopterin-containing oxidoreductase family protein, whose amino-acid sequence is MPYRKAMNVATPIKAEKSIGHSVCPHDCPSACALEVDLTAEGRIGRVRGASANTYTAGVICAKVARYSERIYHPGRLMVPQRRKGSKGEGSWQEVSWEAALDEIADQFMRAEQKHGAEAVWPYFYAGTMGQVQRDSIDRLRHAKRYSGFFGSICTNMAWTGLTMATGALRGPDPREMAKADCVVIWGTNAVATQVNVMTHAVKARKDRGAKIVVIDIYDNPTVKQADMGLVLKPGTDAALACAVMHIAFRDGYADRAYMAKFADDPAGLEAHLQSRGPEWASAITGLSVEEIEAFAKLVGTTPRTYFRLGYGFTRQRNGAVAIHAATSVATVLGSWKHEGGGAFHSNNDIFKLDKRELIGSAFHDPDVRMLDQSQIGRVLTGDAEALRHRGPVTAMLIQNTNPVNVAPEQRLVKRGFLRDDLFVAVHEQFMTDTAAVADIVLPATMFLEHDDLYRGGGHQHILIGPKVVEPPSSVRTNLFVIEELAKRLGVADHAGFGLTERQHIDRLLANYGIGYEEMRQEKWLDCQPAFEDAHYLNGFGHPDGKFRFKADWTGTPAPNRPPKSMGIQGPHAELPEFPDHVDLIEVADAEYPFRLATSPARSFLNSTFAETPSSIQKEVRPEVMLHADDAEALGIADGDVVQLGNQRGEIRLHAKIGGGTRRGVVIAEGLWPNGAHLDGEGINVLTGADAVAPYGGAAFHDNRVWLRLAR
- a CDS encoding cation diffusion facilitator family transporter, with protein sequence MSGDHHHADVNSTPVSRLWASLGLTGGFMLAEVVGGVLTGSLALISDAMHMLTDTAALAIALVAIHVGRRPSDLLRTYGYARFEILAAAFNALLLLAVAFYILYEAWKRLSEPQEIQSGGMLVIAIIGLLVNLASMRLLTSHKDESLNVKGAYLEVWSDMLGSLAVIVGAAVIWFTGWQWVDSLLAVGIGFMVFPRTWVLLKECVNILLEGVPPGMRLADVHATIAAVPGVTSVHDLHLWAITQSQPSLTAHVVLAEGVDGETVRRAIESRLRQEFDLHHTTLQMEREDRAAKEQVH
- a CDS encoding NUDIX domain-containing protein, whose product is MSTHHDPRVRIIGRRTLWDGFIHLEEVTLEQDMSNGVTATLKREVHDHGSAATILLVDARRQSVVLVRQLRVPVLLQGHPAYMIEAVAGLLDDDTPEVAIAREALEETGYHVEGATHLFDAYMSPGAITERTSFFVGYIDVTEKRGDGGGLAHEGEDIEVLEIPLDQAFAMIATGEICDAKTIMLLQWAKLNRNELID